The following nucleotide sequence is from Bacteroidota bacterium.
TTTATATCGATTTTTTCTCCTGTCCATCCAATTCCTCATACTTGGAATTATTACTTATATACTCGGGAACTATAAGTTTCATTTTTCTTACTATCTCATACCCATTTTCATTAACCATAAGTAGTAAGTCATCAATTTCGGTACTAATAGTTGCATAATTAACATCCCGAATTTTAGCTACCATAATTTTCGGATGATAGGTTGGTACAGTTCCTTCCTTATGAGCCAATAATTCCTCATAAAGTTTTTCTCCCGGTCTTAACCCTGTAAATACAATATTAATATCATCAGGATAATTACATCCGGAAAGTTGTATCATCTTCTTGGCCACATCATAAATCTTGACAGATTTACCCATATCGAAAATAAAAATCTCTCCTCCTTTGCCCATTGCGCCGGCTTCTAATACCAGCTGACATGCTTCCGGAATTGTCATAAAATACCTTGTAATATCTTTATGGGTAACAGTAATCGGTCCTCCGGCCTTAATCTGTTTTTCAAACATTGGAATTACCGATCCGTTTGACCCCAAAACATTTCCAAAACGGGTTGTTATAAACTTAGTATTATGCTGAATTTTATTTAACGACTGTATATATATTTCTGCTATTCGCTTACTGGCACCCATTACATTTGTAGGATTAACAGCCTTATCTGTCGACACCATTACAAACTTATTTGTTCCTGTTTTCACAGCAGCATCTGCAACATTTTTAGTACCGCTGATATTTGTAGAAACAGCTTGTTCAGGATACTCTTCCATTAGAGGTACGTGCTTATAAGCGGCGGCGTGAAAAACAATTTCAGGTTTATGTAAATCGAATATATTTTGTACAAATTCTCTATTCCTGATATCTCCTATTACAAATTCCAGTTCCACTTCAGGAAATTCTTTAACCAAATCACTGTTCAACTCTATCCTAAAATCGTGTAATGGAGACTCTGCCTGCTCAAACAATAAAACCTTTTTCGGTTCTTTGCTTATTAGTTGCCTGACTATCTCACCCCCAATAGATCCTGCAGCGCCGGTAACTAAAACTACTTTATCTTTTAATTCTTCTTTAGTATAATGATTATCAACCACAATTGCCGGTCTTTCGAGCAAATCTTCGATATTTACCTCCTGAATTTGATTGGGGTTTAATTCTCCATTCACC
It contains:
- a CDS encoding nucleoside-diphosphate sugar epimerase/dehydratase; protein product: MYRYLLNYFSNRFLSRWVILAFDIIIVAPLFYIAYLIRMGFDVVSVDRHASINQAIFITALYFLFYLRFRPYSGIIRHSGIKDAIKIIKASLVAGLFAYIISYLSTEVWFDEPRFVIPKGVIIIHSLLVLLVLIGSRLVVRAVFQLATEKVGEIVKVAIYGAGSAGVITKDTLLRDKKVKYRVSYFIDDNKSLNGKYLEGIKVLKPGKIFSDEVLEKSEIKEVIIAIESIDSNKKNDIVETCLNNGLKVRIVPSVEKWVNGELNPNQIQEVNIEDLLERPAIVVDNHYTKEELKDKVVLVTGAAGSIGGEIVRQLISKEPKKVLLFEQAESPLHDFRIELNSDLVKEFPEVELEFVIGDIRNREFVQNIFDLHKPEIVFHAAAYKHVPLMEEYPEQAVSTNISGTKNVADAAVKTGTNKFVMVSTDKAVNPTNVMGASKRIAEIYIQSLNKIQHNTKFITTRFGNVLGSNGSVIPMFEKQIKAGGPITVTHKDITRYFMTIPEACQLVLEAGAMGKGGEIFIFDMGKSVKIYDVAKKMIQLSGCNYPDDINIVFTGLRPGEKLYEELLAHKEGTVPTYHPKIMVAKIRDVNYATISTEIDDLLLMVNENGYEIVRKMKLIVPEYISNNSKYEELDGQEKKSI